From Vicingus serpentipes, the proteins below share one genomic window:
- a CDS encoding AAA family ATPase: protein MELDLDNIEFQTALDLIQETNQSFFLTGKAGTGKSTFLKHIVETTSKNYVVVAPTGIAAVNVGGVTIHSFFQFPLRPLLPEDEDIKVFWKNSEKRKIISAMDTLIIDEVSMVRADLIDGIDYSLRRNGGNPNLPFGGKQVVFVGDIFQLEPVTIRKSGEQKIINEIYGSAYFYNAKVFEKINLFTVELQKVYRQTDLVFISLLDKVRVKETLQTDIDRLNSRVFSESELKKKEFAITLTTKNDLADRVNSIKLSELKTNPFQYTAEVSGEFEESKYPTEPEMILKEGSQVIFIKNDTDKRWVNGTIGQVNELTDTTIKVKLKDGSVHSVDKRVWENIKYQYNKEKKKIEQEIVGTFKQYPLKLAWAITIHKSQGLTFDRVVIDFGDGTFASGQAYVALSRATTFEGLFLKQKMHTMDIYIDEEIKDFAKSFNDKSLINQKLNEGKEVYQFTKNENWEKAGKYYFKKAMSFLKLNQFNAAYENLITGYDYITCDCTIGDWFNKDEVSEIFSNATNFDCSAFKLDFLKSFIFYHTDKYAAALNSISSFIDLQPSNEIGYYFKGKILNGLEKYTEALDNFKNALNLKRKSRTLYRIGRTKEESLNDYGLNEMYEAIVMNPSSGHAHWHFAEYAIRRKIFPYELKNYRGSYHENGTISSLRIGIAIEKIFEETGKQGISDYMLSLEKAMKLSQNNIIDNLEEDADYSDDYDDYSDNHDYDRDTFNAMTDGQLGDWDDFDGDIDDVMTWSGR, encoded by the coding sequence ATGGAACTTGACTTAGACAACATAGAATTTCAAACGGCTCTTGATTTAATTCAAGAGACTAATCAGTCATTCTTTTTGACAGGTAAGGCAGGAACGGGCAAGTCCACTTTCCTCAAACATATCGTTGAGACGACTTCAAAAAACTATGTTGTAGTTGCCCCGACAGGTATTGCAGCAGTAAATGTTGGGGGCGTTACCATACATTCCTTCTTTCAGTTCCCACTAAGACCGCTATTGCCTGAAGACGAAGACATAAAAGTGTTTTGGAAAAATTCAGAGAAAAGAAAAATCATTTCTGCAATGGACACTTTAATCATTGATGAAGTATCAATGGTCCGGGCTGACTTGATAGACGGAATTGATTACTCATTGAGGCGAAATGGAGGCAATCCAAATTTGCCATTTGGCGGAAAACAAGTTGTTTTTGTTGGCGATATTTTCCAATTAGAACCTGTAACGATTAGAAAATCTGGTGAGCAAAAAATCATAAATGAAATATACGGCAGTGCTTATTTCTATAACGCAAAGGTTTTTGAAAAGATAAATTTGTTTACAGTTGAGTTACAAAAGGTTTACAGACAGACTGACCTTGTATTTATTTCTCTGCTTGATAAAGTCAGAGTAAAAGAAACATTGCAAACAGACATTGATAGACTAAATAGCAGAGTATTTTCTGAATCCGAGTTAAAGAAAAAAGAGTTTGCAATTACTCTTACAACAAAAAACGATTTAGCAGACAGAGTAAATTCTATCAAACTCTCGGAACTAAAAACAAATCCGTTCCAATACACAGCGGAGGTTTCAGGCGAATTTGAGGAAAGTAAATATCCAACAGAACCTGAAATGATTTTGAAGGAAGGTTCTCAAGTAATTTTCATTAAAAACGATACAGACAAACGCTGGGTTAACGGAACAATTGGACAAGTAAATGAATTGACCGACACGACTATCAAAGTAAAACTTAAAGACGGTTCAGTTCATTCAGTTGATAAAAGAGTTTGGGAAAACATCAAATACCAATACAACAAGGAGAAAAAGAAAATTGAACAAGAAATTGTTGGAACGTTCAAGCAATATCCTTTAAAGTTAGCTTGGGCAATTACAATTCATAAAAGTCAAGGTTTAACCTTTGACAGAGTTGTAATTGATTTTGGCGATGGCACTTTTGCAAGCGGACAAGCATATGTCGCTCTAAGCAGAGCAACAACCTTTGAAGGACTTTTTCTCAAGCAAAAAATGCACACAATGGACATTTACATTGATGAAGAAATAAAGGACTTTGCAAAATCATTCAATGACAAATCCTTAATCAATCAAAAGTTAAATGAAGGGAAAGAAGTTTATCAATTTACCAAAAATGAAAATTGGGAAAAGGCAGGAAAATATTATTTCAAGAAAGCAATGTCTTTTTTGAAATTAAACCAGTTCAATGCTGCATATGAAAATCTGATTACTGGTTACGATTACATAACATGCGATTGCACTATAGGTGATTGGTTCAACAAAGACGAAGTGTCTGAAATATTTTCAAACGCAACAAACTTTGATTGCTCTGCATTCAAGTTGGATTTCTTGAAATCTTTTATTTTCTACCACACAGATAAATATGCTGCGGCATTAAATTCAATTAGCAGTTTTATAGATTTACAACCATCAAACGAAATCGGGTATTACTTCAAAGGCAAAATACTTAATGGTTTAGAAAAATACACAGAGGCACTTGATAATTTTAAGAATGCACTAAACCTTAAAAGAAAAAGCAGAACGCTATACAGAATTGGGAGAACAAAAGAGGAATCTCTAAATGACTATGGCTTAAATGAAATGTATGAGGCTATTGTTATGAATCCTTCAAGCGGACATGCACATTGGCATTTTGCAGAATATGCAATTAGAAGAAAAATATTTCCTTATGAGCTTAAAAATTATCGAGGCAGTTACCATGAGAATGGAACAATTTCATCCTTAAGGATTGGTATCGCAATTGAGAAAATATTTGAGGAAACAGGAAAGCAAGGAATAAGTGACTACATGCTTTCACTTGAAAAAGCGATGAAACTATCTCAAAATAATATAATTGATAATTTAGAAGAGGATGCAGACTATTCCGATGATTATGATGACTATAGTGATAACCATGACTATGACCGTGACACCTTTAATGCTATGACGGATGGACAACTTGGTGACTGGGACGATTTTGATGGCGACATTGACGATGTTATGACTTGGTCTGGCAGATAA
- a CDS encoding LexA family protein, translating to MKLVNLYPQKNIEFFTPDTSTKLKLPVVTNGISAGFPSPADDFLDSSINLNKALIRNKDATFYGRVKGDSMIDAGLSDGDLLIIDKSLEPKNGKIAVCFIDGEFTVKRIKIEKDVIWLIAENIKYKPIKVTIDNDFTIWGIVTYIIKSV from the coding sequence ATGAAATTAGTTAACTTATATCCACAAAAAAACATAGAGTTCTTCACTCCAGATACTTCTACTAAGCTTAAATTACCTGTTGTAACAAATGGCATTAGTGCTGGATTTCCTTCTCCAGCTGATGATTTCTTAGATTCATCTATTAACTTAAACAAAGCACTCATTAGAAATAAAGATGCCACTTTCTATGGCAGAGTTAAAGGTGATTCAATGATTGATGCTGGACTATCAGATGGAGACCTACTTATAATTGACAAGAGCCTTGAACCCAAGAATGGCAAAATAGCTGTTTGCTTTATTGATGGAGAGTTTACTGTCAAAAGAATAAAGATTGAAAAAGATGTAATCTGGCTAATTGCAGAAAACATTAAATACAAGCCCATCAAGGTCACAATAGATAATGACTTTACCATTTGGGGCATTGTTACCTACATCATAAAATCGGTTTAA
- a CDS encoding Y-family DNA polymerase, producing MFALVDCNNFYASCERVFQPNLRNKPIVVLSNNDGCVIARSNEAKALGIPMGAPAFKYQKIFDDNNIHVFSSNYALYGDLSSRVMNILATFTPDIEVYSIDEAFLKLDGFDLFNLEEYGHQINYRVTKSTGISISIGMAPTKALSKVANKIAKKYAERTKSVYVIDTEEKRIKALKWTKIGDVWGIGSRHAKRLIYRNVNTAYDFTQLPDDWVRKNMSVVGLRLKRELEGIPQLGLDEVKRKKAIATTRTFDKNYGDLANIKERVSTFAVTCAEKLRRQKSCTNLIMVFIHTNGHRKDLPQYSRHIMIKTDYPTNSSIDIVRFAVKGLKAIYKKGYQYKKAGVIVMGITPESEKQLNMFTSENPKHQALMKVMDKLNHVIGQKKLKLACQDMDRTWKMNQEKLSPRYTTRLDEIITVKI from the coding sequence ATGTTTGCCCTTGTTGATTGCAATAACTTCTATGCTTCATGTGAGCGTGTTTTCCAACCTAACTTAAGGAATAAGCCAATTGTTGTATTATCTAACAATGATGGTTGTGTTATTGCTCGAAGTAACGAAGCTAAGGCTCTTGGAATTCCAATGGGTGCTCCAGCTTTTAAGTATCAAAAGATATTTGATGATAACAACATTCATGTGTTCTCTTCTAACTATGCTCTTTATGGAGATTTAAGCAGTAGAGTCATGAACATCTTGGCTACTTTCACTCCAGACATAGAAGTCTATAGCATTGATGAAGCTTTCTTAAAATTGGATGGATTTGACTTGTTTAATCTTGAAGAATATGGCCATCAAATTAACTATAGAGTGACTAAGAGCACAGGCATTTCAATTAGCATTGGCATGGCTCCAACAAAAGCACTATCAAAGGTTGCAAACAAAATTGCGAAGAAGTACGCTGAAAGAACTAAAAGTGTATATGTGATAGATACGGAAGAGAAGAGAATCAAGGCTCTTAAATGGACTAAAATTGGTGATGTGTGGGGAATTGGTTCTCGACATGCAAAGAGATTAATCTACAGAAATGTAAATACAGCTTATGATTTCACCCAATTGCCAGATGATTGGGTGAGAAAGAACATGTCAGTTGTTGGATTGAGATTGAAAAGAGAATTGGAAGGCATTCCACAGCTTGGACTTGATGAGGTTAAGAGAAAAAAGGCTATTGCCACCACCAGAACATTTGACAAAAACTATGGAGACCTTGCCAACATAAAAGAGCGTGTTTCCACTTTTGCTGTTACATGTGCTGAGAAATTAAGAAGGCAAAAATCTTGTACCAATCTTATCATGGTGTTTATACATACCAATGGACACAGAAAGGATTTACCTCAATATAGCAGACACATCATGATTAAAACAGATTATCCAACCAACTCAAGCATTGACATTGTAAGATTCGCTGTAAAGGGCTTAAAAGCTATATACAAAAAAGGCTATCAGTATAAGAAAGCTGGAGTTATCGTTATGGGAATTACACCAGAGAGTGAGAAACAACTTAATATGTTTACGAGTGAGAATCCAAAGCATCAAGCATTAATGAAGGTGATGGATAAGTTGAACCATGTCATTGGTCAAAAAAAGCTTAAACTAGCTTGTCAAGATATGGATAGAACTTGGAAGATGAATCAAGAGAAGCTGTCACCAAGATATACGACAAGGCTTGATGAAATAATTACAGTTAAGATCTAG
- a CDS encoding gliding motility-associated C-terminal domain-containing protein: MTYLKHLYIKILYIVLLSFCIQLKGFSQDIGILSSTSPISGCELSNNETVTVVIFNFGTPFSGSFDVNYQINGGVIVTENISIPSFPSFSTYSYTFASNADLSIANSYEFKFFTSLAGDLNINNDTIYDTIISDTLSYGGIINSSQSVCLSGNNGQLILNNFIGNVQNWEYSINNGSVWLNISDTSDTISYNNITQETWYRAIVSNEFCPQDTSSIAIISIDSISIGGNISGSTTICVPPNSGSLSLTNEKGTILDWEYSLNGGSSWLGLSNTNNIYNYLNQPSTYLYRAVIQNGNCEITYSDTAEVIVLNGANGGSTSPTSQTVCIGTNSGDISLNDYSGAIQNWETSVDNGANWTTINDTSSLLSFTNISQDTWYRAIVAGCNSDTSSIAIVTIENNPIGGSLSSDTIVCEGVNSGTLILNGYVGNIIDWENSINGGLSWTSLGTTSNTFTFNNLNTITFFRAIVGNSSCSNVYSDTLTVIVDANPNAGTISGSNNVCANQNSGNLITNGNTGSIYDWEFSIDNGLTWNSLGNTTTSNSFNNLNQTTVYQLIATNGVCANDTSQFTINVDSVSNSGTLFSSDSICYNSSNLIYLNSYLGTITDWEFSIDNGSTWNSVNNNSDSIILTNITNHTDYRALVKNGVCAIDTSNMISLTIYPFNIYSNSDTTIELGSSANLYASGGLFYSWSPTSNLESPNKSSTIATPETTTLYTVSIIDNYGCIYQDSVLISVDSFNDSPIIISDLITANNDGFNDTWNIINIENYPETSVRVFNTSGNLIYESADYKNEWKGTWNGKQLPDGTYYYIIELKNEEQLHKGFVTIISVE, encoded by the coding sequence ATGACTTATTTGAAACATTTATATATCAAAATTTTATATATAGTACTACTTTCATTCTGTATTCAATTAAAGGGTTTTTCTCAAGATATAGGAATATTATCTTCTACTTCTCCTATTTCTGGTTGTGAATTATCCAATAACGAAACAGTGACTGTAGTAATTTTTAACTTTGGAACTCCTTTTAGTGGAAGTTTCGATGTTAATTATCAAATAAATGGAGGTGTGATTGTAACTGAAAACATTTCCATTCCTTCTTTTCCCTCTTTCTCAACATACTCATATACGTTTGCTTCAAATGCAGACTTGTCCATAGCTAATTCTTACGAATTTAAATTTTTCACCTCCCTTGCAGGGGATCTTAATATTAATAATGATACTATATATGATACTATTATTTCTGACACTTTATCATATGGAGGAATTATTAATTCTAGTCAATCTGTTTGTTTAAGTGGAAATAATGGCCAACTAATTTTAAATAATTTTATTGGAAATGTTCAAAACTGGGAATATTCAATTAATAATGGCAGTGTTTGGTTAAATATTTCTGACACATCTGATACAATTAGCTATAATAATATTACTCAAGAAACTTGGTATAGAGCTATCGTATCAAATGAATTTTGTCCTCAAGACACATCAAGTATTGCAATAATAAGTATAGACTCAATTTCAATCGGAGGTAACATTTCAGGGTCAACAACCATATGTGTTCCTCCTAATAGTGGATCTCTCTCGCTTACAAATGAAAAAGGAACCATTTTAGATTGGGAATATTCTTTAAATGGAGGAAGTTCATGGCTAGGACTTTCTAATACTAACAATATTTATAATTACTTAAATCAACCTTCTACATATCTTTACCGAGCAGTTATTCAAAACGGAAACTGTGAAATCACATATTCTGATACTGCCGAAGTAATTGTTTTGAATGGAGCAAATGGAGGTTCCACCTCTCCTACTTCACAAACTGTATGTATAGGCACTAATTCAGGTGACATTTCACTTAATGATTATTCAGGCGCAATCCAAAACTGGGAGACATCAGTTGATAATGGTGCAAATTGGACAACTATAAACGATACTTCATCACTTTTATCATTTACAAATATTTCTCAAGACACATGGTATAGAGCTATAGTTGCTGGATGCAACAGTGATACTTCTTCAATAGCTATTGTAACAATAGAAAATAATCCTATAGGAGGATCTCTATCTTCTGACACAATTGTATGTGAAGGTGTAAATTCTGGAACACTTATTTTAAATGGTTATGTTGGAAATATTATTGATTGGGAAAACTCAATAAATGGAGGCCTTTCCTGGACTTCACTTGGAACTACTTCTAACACCTTTACATTTAACAATCTTAATACTATAACTTTTTTTAGAGCTATTGTCGGTAATTCTTCTTGTTCAAATGTTTACTCTGACACATTAACTGTTATAGTTGATGCTAATCCAAATGCTGGAACCATTTCAGGATCAAATAATGTGTGTGCAAATCAAAACTCTGGAAATCTAATTACAAATGGAAATACAGGAAGTATATATGATTGGGAATTTTCAATTGATAATGGTTTAACTTGGAACTCATTAGGAAACACAACTACATCAAATTCTTTTAACAATTTGAATCAAACTACGGTTTACCAGTTAATAGCAACAAATGGTGTTTGTGCAAATGACACATCTCAATTTACAATTAATGTCGATTCTGTTTCAAATTCTGGGACACTTTTCTCATCAGATAGTATATGTTATAATTCCTCAAACTTAATATATTTAAATAGCTACTTAGGAACAATTACCGATTGGGAATTTTCAATTGATAATGGCTCAACTTGGAACTCAGTAAATAACAATTCTGATTCTATTATATTAACAAATATTACTAATCATACTGATTATCGAGCTTTAGTTAAAAATGGTGTTTGTGCGATAGATACATCAAATATGATTTCATTAACAATTTATCCATTCAACATTTATTCAAATAGTGACACTACAATTGAATTGGGGTCATCAGCTAATCTATATGCTAGTGGAGGTTTGTTTTATTCTTGGTCTCCTACTAGCAATCTTGAATCCCCTAACAAATCTTCTACTATAGCTACACCAGAAACTACTACTTTGTATACAGTATCAATTATTGATAACTATGGTTGTATTTATCAAGACAGCGTGTTAATATCTGTTGACTCATTTAATGATTCCCCTATAATTATATCTGATTTAATTACAGCCAATAATGATGGATTTAACGATACATGGAATATAATCAATATAGAAAACTACCCTGAAACTAGCGTTAGAGTTTTTAATACTTCTGGAAATTTAATTTATGAATCTGCTGATTATAAAAATGAATGGAAAGGAACCTGGAATGGTAAACAATTACCAGATGGAACATACTACTATATTATTGAGTTAAAAAATGAAGAACAACTACATAAAGGTTTTGTTACAATTATTTCCGTAGAATAA
- a CDS encoding PorP/SprF family type IX secretion system membrane protein: MKNSILIILLFACLGLKSQEIPFYSNYTINPIVYNPSYSGINNETESFIHQRTQWTGFKGSPVSHLFTLSSPISSINSGFGFSIQNDQRGLFNSITGSLKYAYHAKINVNSTLSFGLGVDINNRILRINESTVKDIDDPLLTNGSISETFLDASFGINYQFNSLNIGISIPQVLEGGDKNSDFNIKNTRYIIGQASYLFNVSKSNKIKIEPIVLTRYSANIPFQYDVNTLLHFKNMFHIGAGYRSNYAINFHLGIKYKNVQIAYMHDFANVNNYLNNGLSHEITLGYKFGISKQQPFINNLEVEEQEPLSSEKIKTILNLLIDEFFESGGNSPEEIKRIEIMKESIFNLLESMDKNK; encoded by the coding sequence ATGAAAAACTCCATATTAATCATTTTATTATTTGCTTGTCTTGGGTTGAAAAGCCAAGAAATTCCATTTTATTCTAACTATACTATTAACCCTATAGTATACAACCCATCCTATTCAGGCATTAATAATGAAACTGAATCATTTATACATCAAAGAACACAATGGACTGGTTTCAAAGGTTCTCCTGTATCTCATTTATTTACATTATCCTCACCAATCTCATCTATCAATTCTGGCTTTGGTTTTAGTATTCAAAACGATCAGAGAGGTTTATTTAATTCAATTACAGGTTCTTTGAAGTATGCTTATCATGCTAAAATAAATGTAAATTCAACTCTAAGTTTTGGTTTGGGAGTTGACATAAATAATAGAATCTTAAGGATTAATGAATCGACTGTTAAAGATATTGATGACCCCTTACTAACAAATGGATCAATTTCAGAAACGTTTTTAGATGCTTCATTTGGTATCAATTACCAATTTAATTCATTGAATATTGGTATAAGCATTCCTCAAGTATTAGAAGGTGGTGATAAAAATTCAGATTTCAACATTAAGAATACTCGATATATAATAGGACAAGCTTCTTATTTATTTAATGTTTCTAAATCAAATAAAATAAAAATTGAACCTATAGTTTTAACCAGGTACTCAGCTAATATTCCCTTTCAATATGACGTAAATACTCTTTTACATTTTAAAAACATGTTTCATATAGGTGCCGGATACCGAAGTAATTATGCAATCAACTTTCATTTAGGCATAAAATACAAAAACGTTCAGATTGCATATATGCATGATTTTGCTAATGTAAATAATTATTTAAACAATGGATTAAGTCATGAGATTACATTAGGTTATAAATTTGGAATTAGTAAACAACAACCTTTTATAAATAATTTAGAAGTTGAAGAACAAGAACCATTATCTTCTGAAAAAATAAAAACAATTTTAAATTTATTGATTGATGAATTTTTTGAATCTGGAGGTAACTCTCCTGAGGAGATTAAACGTATAGAAATAATGAAAGAATCTATATTTAATTTACTTGAATCGATGGACAAAAACAAATAA